One stretch of Chitinophagaceae bacterium DNA includes these proteins:
- a CDS encoding arsenate reductase ArsC, whose product MKNILVLCTGNSCRSQIAHGYLAYFTEGKKVKIYSAGLEAHGVNPKAIATMQEDNIDISLHTSNSIEEYLKVEFDFIITVCDNAKERCPFFPTKAKKLHYDFPDPAKAQGTEEEIKAEFRVVRQLIKDYCKKFVTENLTGE is encoded by the coding sequence ATGAAAAATATACTAGTATTATGCACAGGAAATAGTTGTAGAAGTCAAATAGCACATGGTTATTTAGCATATTTTACCGAAGGGAAAAAAGTAAAAATTTATAGTGCAGGATTGGAAGCTCACGGAGTAAACCCAAAAGCAATTGCGACAATGCAAGAAGATAATATTGACATTTCACTCCACACTTCTAATAGCATTGAAGAATATTTGAAAGTAGAATTTGACTTTATTATTACGGTTTGCGACAATGCAAAAGAACGATGCCCCTTCTTTCCCACAAAAGCAAAAAAGCTTCATTATGATTTCCCTGACCCCGCAAAAGCGCAAGGAACAGAAGAAGAAATAAAAGCAGAATTTAGAGTAGTGCGACAACTCATAAAGGATTATTGTAAAAAATTTGTAACTGAAAATCTGACAGGTGAATAA